In the genome of Eriocheir sinensis breed Jianghai 21 chromosome 44, ASM2467909v1, whole genome shotgun sequence, one region contains:
- the LOC126980398 gene encoding galectin-4-like isoform X2, protein MGSPIYNPGQPSMTPIPGGFGPGKILHVTGTFTPSANRFVLKLQSGQAGDPTDEIGLCIYGRVAEGIIGRNAFTRAAGWGQEEATSSTAFARGQNFDLTVLCDSAEFKIAINQNHFASFSHRTNPATLAFLNIDSTNQDVTIACVWIEDNQAPPAPQPGFAPPMPGYEPPPSYSGGPGYAPAYPGAQPYQQAAPNYNQPPQSYMPGAPPSQYGHASPSHSSSNMGGKGLMGMVAGAGTAVAGALGASHLLGKKSHGQKGYPGMGGYPGHGMGGYSGHGMGGYPGHGKGGGGGLLNKVMGAGGAVAGASMLANPKKAMKYGVPLAAMGAGGYMVHKGMKKGFHGGWSSGSGSD, encoded by the exons ATGGGATCCCCAATATATAATCCA GGTCAGCCTAGCATGACCCCCATCCCTGGAGGCTTCGGTCCAGGCAAGATTCTCCATGTCACAGGCACCTTCACCCCCTCTGCCAACAG ATTTGTCCTGAAACTCCAATCAGGCCAGGCTGGGGATCCAACAGATGAGATCGGTCTGTGTATTTATGGACGAGTGGCTGAAGGCATTATTGGCCGCAATGCCTTCACAAGGGCAGCTGGCTGGGGGCAGGAGGAAGCCACCAGCTCTACAGCCTTTGCTCGAGGCCAAAACTTTGATCTGACAGTACTGTGTGACTCTGCTGAATTCAAG ATTGCCATCAACCAGAATCACTTCGCATCCTTCAGTCACCGCACCAACCCAGCCACCCTCGCCTTCCTCAACATTGACAGCACCAACCAGGACGTCACCATAGCCTGTGTCTGGATCGAGGATAACCAAGCTCCACCGGCGCCCCAGCCAGGCTTTGCTCCTCCCATGCCAGGCTATGAACCCCCACCATCCTACTCTGGGGGACCAGGTTATGCCCCTGCCTACCCTGGTGCCCAACCCTATCAACAAGCTGCACCAAACTACAACCAACCGCCGCAGTCCTACATGCCAGGGGCTCCCCCATCTCAATACGGT CATGCATCCCCTAGTCACTCCAGCAGCAATATGGGAGGCAAGGGCCTGATGGGGATGGTTGCAGGAGCAGGAACAGCAGTAGCAGGGGCCTTGGGGGCATCACATCTGCTAGGG AAGAAGTCCCATGGTCAAAAGGGCTACCCTGGCATGGGGGGCTACCCTGGACATGGCATGGGGGGCTACTCTGGACATGGCATGGGGGGCTACCCAGGACATGGaaagggagggggcgggggtctCCTCAATAAGGTGATGGGAGCTGGGGGAGCAGTTGCTGGGGCTTCCATGCTTGCCAATCCA AAGAAAGCCATGAAGTATGGGGTGCCCCTGGCAGCCATGGGGGCTGGAGGCTACATGGTGCACAAGGGCATGAAGAAAGGCTTCCATGGTGGCTGGAGCTCTGGCTCTGGCTCAGACTAG